In the Topomyia yanbarensis strain Yona2022 chromosome 3, ASM3024719v1, whole genome shotgun sequence genome, one interval contains:
- the LOC131690175 gene encoding uncharacterized protein LOC131690175 — protein MGDLPPERVCPAPPFTRVGVDYCGPFKIRFPHRKTDVRICYVVIFICLVTKAIHLEMVSDQTTDGFIAALRRLVARRGRPEIVMCDNARYFVGAKRELDQLRRLFNSQAFTNSIPQAAASEGINFKFIPPRSPNFGGLWEAAVKSMKYHLKRTLGTDIVTPDEFYTLLTQIEACLNSRPLTPVSNDPTDLEVLTPGHFLVHRPMSAILEPSLEALRENTLSRWQRVQRYLQTIWKKWSTSYLSNLQNRTKWTTQQNNLTEGMMVLVKDDNQPPLRWSLGRIVNAHTGDDGKVRVVVVKTKDGLFTRAISKICVLPIQDNESLTANNQRTQ, from the coding sequence ATGGGCGACTTGCCACCAGAACGAGTATGTCCGGCCCCTCCATTTACCCGAGTAGGCGTGGACTATTGTGGTCCCTTCAAAATTCGCTTTCCACACCGCAAGACTGATGTTCGAATTTGCTACGTGGTAATCTTTATTTGTCTAGTCACTAAGGCTATTCATCTTGAGATGGTATCCGACCAAACAACAGATGGCTTCATAGCAGCTCTTCGCCGTTTAGTTGCTCGACGAGGACGACCAGAGATCGTAATGTGTGACAACGCCAGATATTTTGTGGGAGCAAAAAGAGAATTGGATCAACTCCGTCGATTATTCAACTCACAGGCATTCACGAATTCGATTCCCCAAGCTGCAGCGAGTGAAGGTATCAACTTCAAGTTTATTCCACCCCGGTCTCCCAACTTCGGAGGCCTATGGGAAGCAGCGGTTAAGTCCATGAAATATCATCTGAAGCGAACACTCGGGACTGATATTGTTACACCGGACGAGTTCTATACATTACTAACTCAGATCGAAGCATGTCTAAACAGTCGTCCATTGACCCCTGTTAGCAACGACCCCACGGATTTGGAGGTACTCACCCCGGGACACTTCCTTGTTCATCGTCCGATGTCAGCTATACTAGAGCCTTCGTTGGAAGCTCTGCGAGAAAATACCTTGTCGAGATGGCAAAGAGTCCAGAGATACCTGCAAACCATTTGGAAAAAGTGGTCCACATCGTACTTATCAAATTTACAAAATCGCACAAAATGGACCACACAGCAAAACAATCTTACCGAAGGGATGATGGTCTTGGTAAAGGACGATAACCAACCACCACTGCGATGGTCCCTTGGACGAATTGTCAACGCACATACTGGAGACGATGGAAAGGTTCGAGTTGTGGTAGTCAAAACCAAGGACGGACTGTTCACAAGGGccatttcgaaaatttgtgTCTTGCCAATACAGGACAACGAATCACTAACTGCTAACAATCAAAGGACGCAATAG